The following are encoded in a window of Pan troglodytes isolate AG18354 chromosome 4, NHGRI_mPanTro3-v2.0_pri, whole genome shotgun sequence genomic DNA:
- the PRKAA1 gene encoding 5'-AMP-activated protein kinase catalytic subunit alpha-1 isoform X6, translating to MRRLSSWRKMATAEKQKHDGRVKIGHYILGDTLGVGTFGKVKVGKHELTGHKVAVKILNRQKIRSLDVVGKIRREIQNLKLFRHPHIIKLYQVISTPSDIFMVMEYVSGGELFDYICKNGRLDEKESRRLFQQILSGVDYCHRHMVVHRDLKPENVLLDAHMNAKIADFGLSNMMSDGEFLRTSCGSPNYAAPEVISGRLYAGPEVDIWSSGVILYALLCGTLPFDDDHVPTLFKKICDGIFYTPQYLNPSVISLLKHMLQVDPMKRATIKDIREHEWFKQDLPKYLFPEDPSYSSTMIDDEALKEVCEKFECSEEEVLSCLYNRNHQDPLAVAYHLIIDNRRIMNEAKDFYLATSPPDSFLDDHHLTRPHPERVPFLVAETPRARHTLDELNPQKSKHQGVRKAKWHLGIRSQSRPNDIMAEVCRAIKQLDYEWKVVNPYYLRVRRKNPVTSTYSKMSLQLYQVDSRTYLLDFRSIDGNTDQPWYNIGRQCIRM from the exons TTGGCAAACATGAATTGACTGGGCATAAAGTAGCTGTGAAGATACTCAATCGACAGAAGATTCGGAGCCTTGATGTGGTAGGAAAAATCCGCAGAGAAATTCAGAACCTCAAGCTTTTCAGGCATCCTCATATAATTAAACT GTACCAGGTCATCAGTACACCATCTGATATTTTCATGGTGATGGAATATGTCTCAGGAGGAGAGCTATTTGATTATATCTGTAAGAATGGAAGG CTGGATGAAAAAGAAAGTCGGCGTCTGTTCCAACAGATCCTTTCTGGTGTGGATTATTGTCACAGGCATATGGTGGTCCATAGAGATTTGAAACCTGAAAATGTCCTGCTTGATGCACACATGAATGCAAAGATAGCTGATTTTG GTCTTTCAAACATGATGTCAGATGGTGAATTTTTAAGAACAAGTTGTGGCTCACCCAACTATGCTGCACCAGAAGTAATTTCAGGAAG ATTGTATGCAGGCCCAGAGGTAGATATATGGAGCAGTGGGGTTATTCTCTATGCTTTATTATGTGGAAcccttccatttgatgatgaccaTGTGCCAACTCTTTTTAAGAAGATATGTGATGGGATCTTCTATACCCCTCAATATTTAAATCCTTCTGTGATTAGCCTTTTGAAACATATGCTGCAGGTGGATCCCATGAAGAGGGCCACAATCAAAGATATCAG GGAACATGAATGGTTTAAACAGGACCTTCCAAAATATCTCTTTCCTGAGGATCCATCATATAGTTCAACCATGATTGATGATGAAGCCTTAAAAGAAGTATGTGAAAAGTTTGAGTGCTCAGAAGAGGAAGTTCTCAGCTGTCTTTACAACAGAAATCACCAGGATCCTTTGGCAGTTGCCTACCATCTCATAATAGATAACAGGAGAATAATGAATGAAGCCAAAGATTTCTATTTGGCGACAAGCCCACCTGATTCTTTTCTTGATGATCATCACCTGACTCGGCCCCATCCTGAAAGAGTACCATTCTTGGTTGCTGAAACACCAAGGGCACGCCATACCCTTGATGAATTAAATCCACAGAAATCCAAACACCAAGGTGTAAGGAAAGCAAAATGGCATTTAGGAATTAGAAGTCAAAGTCGACCAAATGATATTATGGCAGAAGTATGTAGAGCAATCAAACAATTGGATTATGAATGGAAg GTTGTAAACCCATATTATTTGCGTGTACGAAGGAAGAATCCTGTGACAAGCACTTACTCCAAAATGAGTCTACAGTTATACCAAGTGGATAGTAGAACTTATCTACTGGATTTCCGTAGTATTGATG GTAACACAGACCAACCGTGGTACAATATAGGAAGGCAGTGCATAAGGATGTGA
- the PRKAA1 gene encoding 5'-AMP-activated protein kinase catalytic subunit alpha-1 isoform X1, giving the protein MRRLSSWRKMATAEKQKHDGRVKIGHYILGDTLGVGTFGKVKVGKHELTGHKVAVKILNRQKIRSLDVVGKIRREIQNLKLFRHPHIIKLYQVISTPSDIFMVMEYVSGGELFDYICKNGRKSDVPGVVKTGSTKELDEKESRRLFQQILSGVDYCHRHMVVHRDLKPENVLLDAHMNAKIADFGLSNMMSDGEFLRTSCGSPNYAAPEVISGRLYAGPEVDIWSSGVILYALLCGTLPFDDDHVPTLFKKICDGIFYTPQYLNPSVISLLKHMLQVDPMKRATIKDIREHEWFKQDLPKYLFPEDPSYSSTMIDDEALKEVCEKFECSEEEVLSCLYNRNHQDPLAVAYHLIIDNRRIMNEAKDFYLATSPPDSFLDDHHLTRPHPERVPFLVAETPRARHTLDELNPQKSKHQGVRKAKWHLGIRSQSRPNDIMAEVCRAIKQLDYEWKVVNPYYLRVRRKNPVTSTYSKMSLQLYQVDSRTYLLDFRSIDDEITEAKSGTATPQRSGSVSNYRSCQRSDSDAEAQGKSSEVSLTSSVTSLDSSPVDLTPRPGSHTIEFFEMCANLIKILAQ; this is encoded by the exons TTGGCAAACATGAATTGACTGGGCATAAAGTAGCTGTGAAGATACTCAATCGACAGAAGATTCGGAGCCTTGATGTGGTAGGAAAAATCCGCAGAGAAATTCAGAACCTCAAGCTTTTCAGGCATCCTCATATAATTAAACT GTACCAGGTCATCAGTACACCATCTGATATTTTCATGGTGATGGAATATGTCTCAGGAGGAGAGCTATTTGATTATATCTGTAAGAATGGAAGG AAATCTGATGTACCTGGAGTAGTAAAAACAGGCTCCACGAAGGAG CTGGATGAAAAAGAAAGTCGGCGTCTGTTCCAACAGATCCTTTCTGGTGTGGATTATTGTCACAGGCATATGGTGGTCCATAGAGATTTGAAACCTGAAAATGTCCTGCTTGATGCACACATGAATGCAAAGATAGCTGATTTTG GTCTTTCAAACATGATGTCAGATGGTGAATTTTTAAGAACAAGTTGTGGCTCACCCAACTATGCTGCACCAGAAGTAATTTCAGGAAG ATTGTATGCAGGCCCAGAGGTAGATATATGGAGCAGTGGGGTTATTCTCTATGCTTTATTATGTGGAAcccttccatttgatgatgaccaTGTGCCAACTCTTTTTAAGAAGATATGTGATGGGATCTTCTATACCCCTCAATATTTAAATCCTTCTGTGATTAGCCTTTTGAAACATATGCTGCAGGTGGATCCCATGAAGAGGGCCACAATCAAAGATATCAG GGAACATGAATGGTTTAAACAGGACCTTCCAAAATATCTCTTTCCTGAGGATCCATCATATAGTTCAACCATGATTGATGATGAAGCCTTAAAAGAAGTATGTGAAAAGTTTGAGTGCTCAGAAGAGGAAGTTCTCAGCTGTCTTTACAACAGAAATCACCAGGATCCTTTGGCAGTTGCCTACCATCTCATAATAGATAACAGGAGAATAATGAATGAAGCCAAAGATTTCTATTTGGCGACAAGCCCACCTGATTCTTTTCTTGATGATCATCACCTGACTCGGCCCCATCCTGAAAGAGTACCATTCTTGGTTGCTGAAACACCAAGGGCACGCCATACCCTTGATGAATTAAATCCACAGAAATCCAAACACCAAGGTGTAAGGAAAGCAAAATGGCATTTAGGAATTAGAAGTCAAAGTCGACCAAATGATATTATGGCAGAAGTATGTAGAGCAATCAAACAATTGGATTATGAATGGAAg GTTGTAAACCCATATTATTTGCGTGTACGAAGGAAGAATCCTGTGACAAGCACTTACTCCAAAATGAGTCTACAGTTATACCAAGTGGATAGTAGAACTTATCTACTGGATTTCCGTAGTATTGATG ATGAAATTACAGAAGCCAAATCAGGGACTGCTACTCCACAGAGATCGGGATCAGTTAGCAACTATCGATCTTGCCAAAGGAGTGATTCAGATGCTGAGGCTCAAGGAAAATCCTCAGAAGTTTCTCTTACCTCATCTGTGACCTCACTTGACTCTTCTCCTGTTGACCTAACTCCAAGACCTGGAAGTCACACAATAGAATTTTTTGAGATGTGTGCAAATCTAATTAAAATTCTTGCACAATAA
- the PRKAA1 gene encoding 5'-AMP-activated protein kinase catalytic subunit alpha-1 isoform X5: MRRLSSWRKMATAEKQKHDGRVKIGHYILGDTLGVGTFGKVKVGKHELTGHKVAVKILNRQKIRSLDVVGKIRREIQNLKLFRHPHIIKLYQVISTPSDIFMVMEYVSGGELFDYICKNGRKSDVPGVVKTGSTKELDEKESRRLFQQILSGVDYCHRHMVVHRDLKPENVLLDAHMNAKIADFGLSNMMSDGEFLRTSCGSPNYAAPEVISGRLYAGPEVDIWSSGVILYALLCGTLPFDDDHVPTLFKKICDGIFYTPQYLNPSVISLLKHMLQVDPMKRATIKDIREHEWFKQDLPKYLFPEDPSYSSTMIDDEALKEVCEKFECSEEEVLSCLYNRNHQDPLAVAYHLIIDNRRIMNEAKDFYLATSPPDSFLDDHHLTRPHPERVPFLVAETPRARHTLDELNPQKSKHQGVRKAKWHLGIRSQSRPNDIMAEVCRAIKQLDYEWKVVNPYYLRVRRKNPVTSTYSKMSLQLYQVDSRTYLLDFRSIDGNTDQPWYNIGRQCIRM; the protein is encoded by the exons TTGGCAAACATGAATTGACTGGGCATAAAGTAGCTGTGAAGATACTCAATCGACAGAAGATTCGGAGCCTTGATGTGGTAGGAAAAATCCGCAGAGAAATTCAGAACCTCAAGCTTTTCAGGCATCCTCATATAATTAAACT GTACCAGGTCATCAGTACACCATCTGATATTTTCATGGTGATGGAATATGTCTCAGGAGGAGAGCTATTTGATTATATCTGTAAGAATGGAAGG AAATCTGATGTACCTGGAGTAGTAAAAACAGGCTCCACGAAGGAG CTGGATGAAAAAGAAAGTCGGCGTCTGTTCCAACAGATCCTTTCTGGTGTGGATTATTGTCACAGGCATATGGTGGTCCATAGAGATTTGAAACCTGAAAATGTCCTGCTTGATGCACACATGAATGCAAAGATAGCTGATTTTG GTCTTTCAAACATGATGTCAGATGGTGAATTTTTAAGAACAAGTTGTGGCTCACCCAACTATGCTGCACCAGAAGTAATTTCAGGAAG ATTGTATGCAGGCCCAGAGGTAGATATATGGAGCAGTGGGGTTATTCTCTATGCTTTATTATGTGGAAcccttccatttgatgatgaccaTGTGCCAACTCTTTTTAAGAAGATATGTGATGGGATCTTCTATACCCCTCAATATTTAAATCCTTCTGTGATTAGCCTTTTGAAACATATGCTGCAGGTGGATCCCATGAAGAGGGCCACAATCAAAGATATCAG GGAACATGAATGGTTTAAACAGGACCTTCCAAAATATCTCTTTCCTGAGGATCCATCATATAGTTCAACCATGATTGATGATGAAGCCTTAAAAGAAGTATGTGAAAAGTTTGAGTGCTCAGAAGAGGAAGTTCTCAGCTGTCTTTACAACAGAAATCACCAGGATCCTTTGGCAGTTGCCTACCATCTCATAATAGATAACAGGAGAATAATGAATGAAGCCAAAGATTTCTATTTGGCGACAAGCCCACCTGATTCTTTTCTTGATGATCATCACCTGACTCGGCCCCATCCTGAAAGAGTACCATTCTTGGTTGCTGAAACACCAAGGGCACGCCATACCCTTGATGAATTAAATCCACAGAAATCCAAACACCAAGGTGTAAGGAAAGCAAAATGGCATTTAGGAATTAGAAGTCAAAGTCGACCAAATGATATTATGGCAGAAGTATGTAGAGCAATCAAACAATTGGATTATGAATGGAAg GTTGTAAACCCATATTATTTGCGTGTACGAAGGAAGAATCCTGTGACAAGCACTTACTCCAAAATGAGTCTACAGTTATACCAAGTGGATAGTAGAACTTATCTACTGGATTTCCGTAGTATTGATG GTAACACAGACCAACCGTGGTACAATATAGGAAGGCAGTGCATAAGGATGTGA
- the PRKAA1 gene encoding 5'-AMP-activated protein kinase catalytic subunit alpha-1 isoform X7 — MVVHRDLKPENVLLDAHMNAKIADFGLSNMMSDGEFLRTSCGSPNYAAPEVISGRLYAGPEVDIWSSGVILYALLCGTLPFDDDHVPTLFKKICDGIFYTPQYLNPSVISLLKHMLQVDPMKRATIKDIREHEWFKQDLPKYLFPEDPSYSSTMIDDEALKEVCEKFECSEEEVLSCLYNRNHQDPLAVAYHLIIDNRRIMNEAKDFYLATSPPDSFLDDHHLTRPHPERVPFLVAETPRARHTLDELNPQKSKHQGVRKAKWHLGIRSQSRPNDIMAEVCRAIKQLDYEWKVVNPYYLRVRRKNPVTSTYSKMSLQLYQVDSRTYLLDFRSIDDEITEAKSGTATPQRSGSVSNYRSCQRSDSDAEAQGKSSEVSLTSSVTSLDSSPVDLTPRPGSHTIEFFEMCANLIKILAQ; from the exons ATGGTGGTCCATAGAGATTTGAAACCTGAAAATGTCCTGCTTGATGCACACATGAATGCAAAGATAGCTGATTTTG GTCTTTCAAACATGATGTCAGATGGTGAATTTTTAAGAACAAGTTGTGGCTCACCCAACTATGCTGCACCAGAAGTAATTTCAGGAAG ATTGTATGCAGGCCCAGAGGTAGATATATGGAGCAGTGGGGTTATTCTCTATGCTTTATTATGTGGAAcccttccatttgatgatgaccaTGTGCCAACTCTTTTTAAGAAGATATGTGATGGGATCTTCTATACCCCTCAATATTTAAATCCTTCTGTGATTAGCCTTTTGAAACATATGCTGCAGGTGGATCCCATGAAGAGGGCCACAATCAAAGATATCAG GGAACATGAATGGTTTAAACAGGACCTTCCAAAATATCTCTTTCCTGAGGATCCATCATATAGTTCAACCATGATTGATGATGAAGCCTTAAAAGAAGTATGTGAAAAGTTTGAGTGCTCAGAAGAGGAAGTTCTCAGCTGTCTTTACAACAGAAATCACCAGGATCCTTTGGCAGTTGCCTACCATCTCATAATAGATAACAGGAGAATAATGAATGAAGCCAAAGATTTCTATTTGGCGACAAGCCCACCTGATTCTTTTCTTGATGATCATCACCTGACTCGGCCCCATCCTGAAAGAGTACCATTCTTGGTTGCTGAAACACCAAGGGCACGCCATACCCTTGATGAATTAAATCCACAGAAATCCAAACACCAAGGTGTAAGGAAAGCAAAATGGCATTTAGGAATTAGAAGTCAAAGTCGACCAAATGATATTATGGCAGAAGTATGTAGAGCAATCAAACAATTGGATTATGAATGGAAg GTTGTAAACCCATATTATTTGCGTGTACGAAGGAAGAATCCTGTGACAAGCACTTACTCCAAAATGAGTCTACAGTTATACCAAGTGGATAGTAGAACTTATCTACTGGATTTCCGTAGTATTGATG ATGAAATTACAGAAGCCAAATCAGGGACTGCTACTCCACAGAGATCGGGATCAGTTAGCAACTATCGATCTTGCCAAAGGAGTGATTCAGATGCTGAGGCTCAAGGAAAATCCTCAGAAGTTTCTCTTACCTCATCTGTGACCTCACTTGACTCTTCTCCTGTTGACCTAACTCCAAGACCTGGAAGTCACACAATAGAATTTTTTGAGATGTGTGCAAATCTAATTAAAATTCTTGCACAATAA
- the PRKAA1 gene encoding 5'-AMP-activated protein kinase catalytic subunit alpha-1 isoform X4 translates to MQVKNIRKLPCQIIQSVGKHELTGHKVAVKILNRQKIRSLDVVGKIRREIQNLKLFRHPHIIKLYQVISTPSDIFMVMEYVSGGELFDYICKNGRLDEKESRRLFQQILSGVDYCHRHMVVHRDLKPENVLLDAHMNAKIADFGLSNMMSDGEFLRTSCGSPNYAAPEVISGRLYAGPEVDIWSSGVILYALLCGTLPFDDDHVPTLFKKICDGIFYTPQYLNPSVISLLKHMLQVDPMKRATIKDIREHEWFKQDLPKYLFPEDPSYSSTMIDDEALKEVCEKFECSEEEVLSCLYNRNHQDPLAVAYHLIIDNRRIMNEAKDFYLATSPPDSFLDDHHLTRPHPERVPFLVAETPRARHTLDELNPQKSKHQGVRKAKWHLGIRSQSRPNDIMAEVCRAIKQLDYEWKVVNPYYLRVRRKNPVTSTYSKMSLQLYQVDSRTYLLDFRSIDDEITEAKSGTATPQRSGSVSNYRSCQRSDSDAEAQGKSSEVSLTSSVTSLDSSPVDLTPRPGSHTIEFFEMCANLIKILAQ, encoded by the exons ATGCAggtgaaaaatataagaaagctCCCCTGCCAAATTATTCAATCAG TTGGCAAACATGAATTGACTGGGCATAAAGTAGCTGTGAAGATACTCAATCGACAGAAGATTCGGAGCCTTGATGTGGTAGGAAAAATCCGCAGAGAAATTCAGAACCTCAAGCTTTTCAGGCATCCTCATATAATTAAACT GTACCAGGTCATCAGTACACCATCTGATATTTTCATGGTGATGGAATATGTCTCAGGAGGAGAGCTATTTGATTATATCTGTAAGAATGGAAGG CTGGATGAAAAAGAAAGTCGGCGTCTGTTCCAACAGATCCTTTCTGGTGTGGATTATTGTCACAGGCATATGGTGGTCCATAGAGATTTGAAACCTGAAAATGTCCTGCTTGATGCACACATGAATGCAAAGATAGCTGATTTTG GTCTTTCAAACATGATGTCAGATGGTGAATTTTTAAGAACAAGTTGTGGCTCACCCAACTATGCTGCACCAGAAGTAATTTCAGGAAG ATTGTATGCAGGCCCAGAGGTAGATATATGGAGCAGTGGGGTTATTCTCTATGCTTTATTATGTGGAAcccttccatttgatgatgaccaTGTGCCAACTCTTTTTAAGAAGATATGTGATGGGATCTTCTATACCCCTCAATATTTAAATCCTTCTGTGATTAGCCTTTTGAAACATATGCTGCAGGTGGATCCCATGAAGAGGGCCACAATCAAAGATATCAG GGAACATGAATGGTTTAAACAGGACCTTCCAAAATATCTCTTTCCTGAGGATCCATCATATAGTTCAACCATGATTGATGATGAAGCCTTAAAAGAAGTATGTGAAAAGTTTGAGTGCTCAGAAGAGGAAGTTCTCAGCTGTCTTTACAACAGAAATCACCAGGATCCTTTGGCAGTTGCCTACCATCTCATAATAGATAACAGGAGAATAATGAATGAAGCCAAAGATTTCTATTTGGCGACAAGCCCACCTGATTCTTTTCTTGATGATCATCACCTGACTCGGCCCCATCCTGAAAGAGTACCATTCTTGGTTGCTGAAACACCAAGGGCACGCCATACCCTTGATGAATTAAATCCACAGAAATCCAAACACCAAGGTGTAAGGAAAGCAAAATGGCATTTAGGAATTAGAAGTCAAAGTCGACCAAATGATATTATGGCAGAAGTATGTAGAGCAATCAAACAATTGGATTATGAATGGAAg GTTGTAAACCCATATTATTTGCGTGTACGAAGGAAGAATCCTGTGACAAGCACTTACTCCAAAATGAGTCTACAGTTATACCAAGTGGATAGTAGAACTTATCTACTGGATTTCCGTAGTATTGATG ATGAAATTACAGAAGCCAAATCAGGGACTGCTACTCCACAGAGATCGGGATCAGTTAGCAACTATCGATCTTGCCAAAGGAGTGATTCAGATGCTGAGGCTCAAGGAAAATCCTCAGAAGTTTCTCTTACCTCATCTGTGACCTCACTTGACTCTTCTCCTGTTGACCTAACTCCAAGACCTGGAAGTCACACAATAGAATTTTTTGAGATGTGTGCAAATCTAATTAAAATTCTTGCACAATAA
- the PRKAA1 gene encoding 5'-AMP-activated protein kinase catalytic subunit alpha-1 isoform X3 has translation MQVKNIRKLPCQIIQSVGKHELTGHKVAVKILNRQKIRSLDVVGKIRREIQNLKLFRHPHIIKLYQVISTPSDIFMVMEYVSGGELFDYICKNGRKSDVPGVVKTGSTKELDEKESRRLFQQILSGVDYCHRHMVVHRDLKPENVLLDAHMNAKIADFGLSNMMSDGEFLRTSCGSPNYAAPEVISGRLYAGPEVDIWSSGVILYALLCGTLPFDDDHVPTLFKKICDGIFYTPQYLNPSVISLLKHMLQVDPMKRATIKDIREHEWFKQDLPKYLFPEDPSYSSTMIDDEALKEVCEKFECSEEEVLSCLYNRNHQDPLAVAYHLIIDNRRIMNEAKDFYLATSPPDSFLDDHHLTRPHPERVPFLVAETPRARHTLDELNPQKSKHQGVRKAKWHLGIRSQSRPNDIMAEVCRAIKQLDYEWKVVNPYYLRVRRKNPVTSTYSKMSLQLYQVDSRTYLLDFRSIDDEITEAKSGTATPQRSGSVSNYRSCQRSDSDAEAQGKSSEVSLTSSVTSLDSSPVDLTPRPGSHTIEFFEMCANLIKILAQ, from the exons ATGCAggtgaaaaatataagaaagctCCCCTGCCAAATTATTCAATCAG TTGGCAAACATGAATTGACTGGGCATAAAGTAGCTGTGAAGATACTCAATCGACAGAAGATTCGGAGCCTTGATGTGGTAGGAAAAATCCGCAGAGAAATTCAGAACCTCAAGCTTTTCAGGCATCCTCATATAATTAAACT GTACCAGGTCATCAGTACACCATCTGATATTTTCATGGTGATGGAATATGTCTCAGGAGGAGAGCTATTTGATTATATCTGTAAGAATGGAAGG AAATCTGATGTACCTGGAGTAGTAAAAACAGGCTCCACGAAGGAG CTGGATGAAAAAGAAAGTCGGCGTCTGTTCCAACAGATCCTTTCTGGTGTGGATTATTGTCACAGGCATATGGTGGTCCATAGAGATTTGAAACCTGAAAATGTCCTGCTTGATGCACACATGAATGCAAAGATAGCTGATTTTG GTCTTTCAAACATGATGTCAGATGGTGAATTTTTAAGAACAAGTTGTGGCTCACCCAACTATGCTGCACCAGAAGTAATTTCAGGAAG ATTGTATGCAGGCCCAGAGGTAGATATATGGAGCAGTGGGGTTATTCTCTATGCTTTATTATGTGGAAcccttccatttgatgatgaccaTGTGCCAACTCTTTTTAAGAAGATATGTGATGGGATCTTCTATACCCCTCAATATTTAAATCCTTCTGTGATTAGCCTTTTGAAACATATGCTGCAGGTGGATCCCATGAAGAGGGCCACAATCAAAGATATCAG GGAACATGAATGGTTTAAACAGGACCTTCCAAAATATCTCTTTCCTGAGGATCCATCATATAGTTCAACCATGATTGATGATGAAGCCTTAAAAGAAGTATGTGAAAAGTTTGAGTGCTCAGAAGAGGAAGTTCTCAGCTGTCTTTACAACAGAAATCACCAGGATCCTTTGGCAGTTGCCTACCATCTCATAATAGATAACAGGAGAATAATGAATGAAGCCAAAGATTTCTATTTGGCGACAAGCCCACCTGATTCTTTTCTTGATGATCATCACCTGACTCGGCCCCATCCTGAAAGAGTACCATTCTTGGTTGCTGAAACACCAAGGGCACGCCATACCCTTGATGAATTAAATCCACAGAAATCCAAACACCAAGGTGTAAGGAAAGCAAAATGGCATTTAGGAATTAGAAGTCAAAGTCGACCAAATGATATTATGGCAGAAGTATGTAGAGCAATCAAACAATTGGATTATGAATGGAAg GTTGTAAACCCATATTATTTGCGTGTACGAAGGAAGAATCCTGTGACAAGCACTTACTCCAAAATGAGTCTACAGTTATACCAAGTGGATAGTAGAACTTATCTACTGGATTTCCGTAGTATTGATG ATGAAATTACAGAAGCCAAATCAGGGACTGCTACTCCACAGAGATCGGGATCAGTTAGCAACTATCGATCTTGCCAAAGGAGTGATTCAGATGCTGAGGCTCAAGGAAAATCCTCAGAAGTTTCTCTTACCTCATCTGTGACCTCACTTGACTCTTCTCCTGTTGACCTAACTCCAAGACCTGGAAGTCACACAATAGAATTTTTTGAGATGTGTGCAAATCTAATTAAAATTCTTGCACAATAA
- the PRKAA1 gene encoding 5'-AMP-activated protein kinase catalytic subunit alpha-1 isoform X2 — MRRLSSWRKMATAEKQKHDGRVKIGHYILGDTLGVGTFGKVKVGKHELTGHKVAVKILNRQKIRSLDVVGKIRREIQNLKLFRHPHIIKLYQVISTPSDIFMVMEYVSGGELFDYICKNGRLDEKESRRLFQQILSGVDYCHRHMVVHRDLKPENVLLDAHMNAKIADFGLSNMMSDGEFLRTSCGSPNYAAPEVISGRLYAGPEVDIWSSGVILYALLCGTLPFDDDHVPTLFKKICDGIFYTPQYLNPSVISLLKHMLQVDPMKRATIKDIREHEWFKQDLPKYLFPEDPSYSSTMIDDEALKEVCEKFECSEEEVLSCLYNRNHQDPLAVAYHLIIDNRRIMNEAKDFYLATSPPDSFLDDHHLTRPHPERVPFLVAETPRARHTLDELNPQKSKHQGVRKAKWHLGIRSQSRPNDIMAEVCRAIKQLDYEWKVVNPYYLRVRRKNPVTSTYSKMSLQLYQVDSRTYLLDFRSIDDEITEAKSGTATPQRSGSVSNYRSCQRSDSDAEAQGKSSEVSLTSSVTSLDSSPVDLTPRPGSHTIEFFEMCANLIKILAQ, encoded by the exons TTGGCAAACATGAATTGACTGGGCATAAAGTAGCTGTGAAGATACTCAATCGACAGAAGATTCGGAGCCTTGATGTGGTAGGAAAAATCCGCAGAGAAATTCAGAACCTCAAGCTTTTCAGGCATCCTCATATAATTAAACT GTACCAGGTCATCAGTACACCATCTGATATTTTCATGGTGATGGAATATGTCTCAGGAGGAGAGCTATTTGATTATATCTGTAAGAATGGAAGG CTGGATGAAAAAGAAAGTCGGCGTCTGTTCCAACAGATCCTTTCTGGTGTGGATTATTGTCACAGGCATATGGTGGTCCATAGAGATTTGAAACCTGAAAATGTCCTGCTTGATGCACACATGAATGCAAAGATAGCTGATTTTG GTCTTTCAAACATGATGTCAGATGGTGAATTTTTAAGAACAAGTTGTGGCTCACCCAACTATGCTGCACCAGAAGTAATTTCAGGAAG ATTGTATGCAGGCCCAGAGGTAGATATATGGAGCAGTGGGGTTATTCTCTATGCTTTATTATGTGGAAcccttccatttgatgatgaccaTGTGCCAACTCTTTTTAAGAAGATATGTGATGGGATCTTCTATACCCCTCAATATTTAAATCCTTCTGTGATTAGCCTTTTGAAACATATGCTGCAGGTGGATCCCATGAAGAGGGCCACAATCAAAGATATCAG GGAACATGAATGGTTTAAACAGGACCTTCCAAAATATCTCTTTCCTGAGGATCCATCATATAGTTCAACCATGATTGATGATGAAGCCTTAAAAGAAGTATGTGAAAAGTTTGAGTGCTCAGAAGAGGAAGTTCTCAGCTGTCTTTACAACAGAAATCACCAGGATCCTTTGGCAGTTGCCTACCATCTCATAATAGATAACAGGAGAATAATGAATGAAGCCAAAGATTTCTATTTGGCGACAAGCCCACCTGATTCTTTTCTTGATGATCATCACCTGACTCGGCCCCATCCTGAAAGAGTACCATTCTTGGTTGCTGAAACACCAAGGGCACGCCATACCCTTGATGAATTAAATCCACAGAAATCCAAACACCAAGGTGTAAGGAAAGCAAAATGGCATTTAGGAATTAGAAGTCAAAGTCGACCAAATGATATTATGGCAGAAGTATGTAGAGCAATCAAACAATTGGATTATGAATGGAAg GTTGTAAACCCATATTATTTGCGTGTACGAAGGAAGAATCCTGTGACAAGCACTTACTCCAAAATGAGTCTACAGTTATACCAAGTGGATAGTAGAACTTATCTACTGGATTTCCGTAGTATTGATG ATGAAATTACAGAAGCCAAATCAGGGACTGCTACTCCACAGAGATCGGGATCAGTTAGCAACTATCGATCTTGCCAAAGGAGTGATTCAGATGCTGAGGCTCAAGGAAAATCCTCAGAAGTTTCTCTTACCTCATCTGTGACCTCACTTGACTCTTCTCCTGTTGACCTAACTCCAAGACCTGGAAGTCACACAATAGAATTTTTTGAGATGTGTGCAAATCTAATTAAAATTCTTGCACAATAA